In Aspergillus luchuensis IFO 4308 DNA, chromosome 1, nearly complete sequence, the following are encoded in one genomic region:
- a CDS encoding uncharacterized protein (COG:S;~EggNog:ENOG410PJQH) has protein sequence MPCFKGLAVSIHTPDGPISEYSIQRQSRASRIACYIPVPPPKIPESGSGRPEQSTFAISITLLNPGQDVPYSAPKPTPDNPAPKPKVVGGLPGTTGERGQYSSTVAPYQALTNSPNETVAAYIYFDGRAKEEVATLLRRGEETWVNSRWVSVPVSEGGGLAEREFLFREVGLERWLNGLDLEGKDAAAKIERRRQKMEKRRIKREATGDLEMDAKSRKGVMRYGNDAKSPLEDVSDDDMSFSDSDDDPIPESAGQIKVALFRVLASGEIKRGEYSPQFDAHDDDDEAQGENGHKGAADADIDHTTSFAKPKTLDPKTISTQTVTGIDPSDKPYATFTFMYRGERQLQKMGILRDPKAQETPGSAKRRSLQPDFANLGPLKPGGTVGFVNFRDSTERKKGKKSGEDDEMDSEDDEDNSILGKADEEEGKEDDLHLSPDDIRRQGELAESIRKIKLKRQHSSASLATNTPPAESASPNTAGDTPATNDPSTTPPAVAAATAAETPKPAANTLNGGFIGSPLKKQRASVSHSDEDAMRRRMESGLSQEITNVGPGDSTKATNSLETHPQKPQETEDEEL, from the exons ATGCCCTGTTTCAAGGGTCTCGCCGTGAGTATACACACTCCGGACGGACCTATCTCCGAATACTCCATTCAACGCCAGTCCCGGGCGTCTCGCATAGCTTGCTACATCCCCGTGCCACCACCCAAGATCCCTGAATCCGGATCTGGACGCCCTGAGCAGTCAACGTTCGCTATCTCCATCACCCTTCTCAACCCCGGCCAAGACGTCCCATACTCCGCCCCGAAACCGACCCCCGACAACCCCGCACCCAAGCCGAAGGTAGTTGGTGGGCTACCCGGGACTACCGGCGAGCGAGGCCAGTACAGCAGCACGGTTGCTCCGTACCAAGCATTGACTAATTCGCCAAATGAAACGGTCGCCGCCTACATCTACTTTGATGGCCGGGCCAAGGAGGAAGTGGCCACACTGCTGCGGAGAGGTGAAGAAACGTGGGTCAACTCTCGATGGGTCAGCGTACCGGTATCAGAGGGCGGAGGTCTCGCCGAACGGGAGTTTCTCTTCCGCGAAGTCGGACTAGAAAGATGGCTGAACGGCTTGGACTTGGAGGGTAAAGACGCTGCCGCCAAGATCGAGCGCCGACGACAAAAAATGGAGAAGCGCCGAATCAAGCGGGAAGCAACTGGAGATCTGGAGATGGACGCAAAGTCGCGCAAAGGAGTCATGCGCTATGGCAACGATGCAAAGTCCCCGCTAGAAGATGTTTCGGACGACGACATGTCGTTCTCCGATTCGGACGATGACCCGATCCCCGAGTCTGCGGGTCAGATCAAGGTGGCTTTGTTCCGTGTCCTGGCATCTGGGGAGATTAAGCGCGGAGAGTACTCACCACAGTTCGATGCtcatgacgatgatgacgaagcCCAGGGCGAGAATGGACATAAAGGGGCAGCTGATGCGGACATTGATCACACAACGAGCTTTGCGAAGCCAAAGACGCTCGACCCCAAGACGATTAGCACGCAGACCGTGACAGGCATCGACCCGTCCGACAAACCTTACGCCACCTTCACATTCATGTACCGTGGCGAGC GTCAATTGCAAAAGATGGGAATTCTGAGAGACCCCAAGGCGCAAGAAACTCCCGGATCCGCAAAGCGTCGGTCCTTGCAGCCAGACTTCGCTAATCTCGGTCCCCTGAAACCGGGCGGCACGGTCGGATTTGTGAATTTCCGCGACAgcacagaaagaaagaaaggcaagAAGTCtggtgaggatgacgagATGGACAgtgaagacgatgaagacaatTCGATTCTCGGTaaagcagatgaagaggagggcaaagaagatgatcttCATTTGTCTCCGGACGATATCCGACGGCAAGGGGAGCTCGCGGAAAGTATACGCAAAATAAAG CTTAAACGTCAGCATTCGTCTGCCTCGTTAGCTACGAATACACCTCCGGCCGAGAGTGCGAGCCCCAATACAGCCGGGGACACGCCTGCGACCAACGATCCGTCCACTACTCCGCCCGCTGTTGCTGCGGCTACGGCCGCTGAAACCCCCAAGCCAGCCGCTAACACGCTGAACGGAGGATTCATCGGCAGTCCATTGAAGAAGCAACGGGCGAGCGTCTCACATTCTGATGAAGACGCCATGCGCCGACGAATGGAGTCGGGACTTTCGCAAGAGATTACGAATGTTGGCCCAGGTGACAGTACCAAGGCAACCAACTCCCTTGAGACACACCCGCAAAAGCCCCAGGAgaccgaagatgaggaactGTAA
- a CDS encoding oligoribonuclease (BUSCO:EOG09264V2U;~COG:L;~EggNog:ENOG410PNZS;~InterPro:IPR036397,IPR013520,IPR012337,IPR022894;~PFAM:PF00929;~go_function: GO:0000175 - 3'-5'-exoribonuclease activity [Evidence IEA];~go_function: GO:0003676 - nucleic acid binding [Evidence IEA]), whose product MPLTRSSDPLVWIDCEMTGLDPDTDQILQICCYITDANLNLLEPQGFETVIHHPTSVLENMNAWCIETHGRTGLTAAVQASTTTAEEAATALLAYIQKYVPQPRRGLLAGNSVHADKAFLAKGPYQAVLEWLHYRIVDVSALKEMVRRWGSDELLESVPGKKEVHLARDDILESIEEMRFYRGQLFGL is encoded by the exons ATGCCATTGACACGTTCCTCCGATCCCCTGGTGTGGATTGATTGCGAG ATGACCGGCCTTGACCCGGACACCGACCAGATCCTCCAAATCTGCTGCTACATCACCGAtgccaacctcaacctcctcgaaCCCCAGGGCTTCGAAACCGTCATCCACCACCCGACCTCAGTCCTAGAAAACATGAACGCATGGTGCATCGAGACCCACGGTCGCACAGGGCTGACGGCGGCCGTGCAGGcctcgaccaccaccgcggaggaggctgcgacGGCTCTTTTGGCCTATATCCAGAAATACGTGCCACAGCCCCGGCGAGGACTGCTGGCGGGGAACAGTGTCCACGCCGACAAGGCGTTTCTGGCTAAGGGACCATACCAGGCGGTGCTAGAATGGCTACACTATCGGATCGTGGACGTGAGTGCACTCAAGGAAATGGTACGACGGTGGGGGTCAGACGAGCTACTAGAGTCCGTgccagggaagaaggaggtccATCTTGCCCGGGACGATATTCTGGAAAGCATCGAGGAGATGCGATTCTACCGGGGGCAACTGTTCGGATTGTAG